Proteins encoded by one window of Mustela erminea isolate mMusErm1 chromosome 7, mMusErm1.Pri, whole genome shotgun sequence:
- the GFRA4 gene encoding GDNF family receptor alpha-4, translated as MGLCLAPALLLLLLLLLQLLVLELHTHSLASPSRGGRAKSRCARPTRDVLQDSPEPGAARPRDRGAVSASRSRLGATRCAPPIPRAPRLQRAWPGDKRAGKAPRELQLSAAPSGSPGSSGRNRCLDAAEACTADARCERLRTEYVAQCLGRVGAGGCPRARCRRALRRFFARAPPALTHALLFCPCATAACAERRRQTFVPACAFAGPGPALPSCLAPLDACEHSRICRPRLLAFQASCSPAPSAPDGCLLDEAPSCLRAYAGLVGTAVTPNYVDNASARVAPWCDCGASGNRREECEAFRGLFTRNRCLDGAIQAFDSGWSTILKNQPDVRQDPEHSLLQPLL; from the exons ATGGGCCTCTGCTTGGCACctgcgctgctgctgctgctgctgctgctgctgcagttGCTGG TCTTGGAGCTTCACACTCATTCCTTG GCTTCACCGTCTCGGGGAGGCCGGGCCAAATCTCGGTGCGCCCGACCCACCCGTGACGTGTTGCAGGACTCCCCAGAGCCAGGGGCCGCCCGTCCCCGCGACAGAGGGGCGGTCAGTGCCAGCCGGTCACGCCTCGGAGCCACACGCTGCGCTCCTCCGATTCCGCGCGCCCCGCGCCTTCAGAGGGCGTGGCCGGGGGACAAGCGCGCTGGTAAGGCTCCCCGAGAACTGCAGCTGTCCGCCGCTCCCTCAGGGTCACCTGGCTCGTCCGGACGGAACCGATGCCTGGACGCGGCCGAGGCGTGTACGGCGGACGCGCGGTGCGAGCGGCTGCGCACCGAGTACGTGGCTCAGTGCTTGGGTCGGGTCGGGGCCGGAGGCTGCCCCCGGGCCCGCTGCCGCCGCGCCCTGCGCCGCTTCTTCGCCCGCGCGCCTCCCGCGCTCACCCACGCGCTGCTCTTCTGCCCGTGCGCCACCGCCGCGTGCGCCGAGCGCCGGCGCCAGACCTTCGTGCCAGCCTGCGCCTTCGCGGGGCCCGGGCCGGCGCTGCCCTCCTGCCTCGCACCCTTAGACGCCTGCGAACACAGCCGGATCTGCCG GCCCCGCCTCTTGGCCTTCCAGGCCTCCTGCTCGCCCGCCCCCAGCGCCCCCGACGGCTGTCTGCTGGATGAGGCCCCCAGCTGCCTGCGTGCCTACGCAGGCCTCGTGG GCACCGCCGTCACTCCCAACTATGTGGACAACGCGAGCGCGCGCGTGGCGCCTTGGTGCGACTGTGGAGCCAGCGGAAACCGGCGTGAGGAGTGCGAAGCCTTCCGGGGGCTCTTCACCAGGAACCGCTGCTTGG ATGGTGCCATACAGGCCTTTGACAGTGGGTGGTCTACAATCCTGAAGAACCAGCCAGATGTCCGCCAGGACCCTGAGCACAGCCTCCTGCAG CCCCTGCTCTGA